The genomic window GGTAATTTTATCGATTTACAACCATTCAATAATGTAAGCTTTTTTATCTACCAGCCTTGTCGTTTACAAACGGTAAGAGCGCGTCCGGAATCTGTCAAGCGAGGCGGAAATTATCAAAAAATACTTTGCGTTTTTTTCTTGACATCAAAATGGAACTCAACGAATAATCATGATAGTGTCCCTGGGGAGGTCACTTTTTCATTCTCTTCTGAAAACCATCCGAAACATGAATATGGATTTATACGAATACGACATTACCAAGCATTCTTTGGAATCTTCAAAAGAGCTTGTGTATTATTGTACGGAATCAGGAGAATGCAGCCTGGGCCAGGTCCCTGAAAGCCAGACCCGGCTTGTAAATGAAATCCTGAATGAAAAAGGCACGGCAGGCTGGGAACTGGTACAGCTTATTTTCGGATCCGAAGGTTTTCTTGCCATCTGGAAGAGAATAATCAAACACATAGACAATTAGGCACACCATTTCTTTTATTCTCCAATTAAGGAGAGGAGGCACCACATGACGATGAACGAAATAAAACAAAAAGCTCAACAAATGGGAATCAAGGTCGGCAAGATGAAGAAAGGCGATCTCATCCGGTCCATCCAGGTTGAGGAAGGGAATTTCCCCTGTTTCGGGACACCCAGCAACCACTGCGATCAGCTGGAATGCTCCTGGAGAAATGACTGCCTGGCAACCTGATACAAAACCCACATATCATCACAACTCTGTCATGTCCGGTAATTTGATCCGGGCATGACAGAGAATTTTCACGGTGGTTCCCTCGGCCTGAAACCCTGCCCCATTCCCGGACTTTCCTCCCCCTGTATAGCGGTATTTCCCCTTGACAGATTATTCATTCCTGTTGTAACCATCTTTTGCTGATAATCAGTTTTTTCTATTCTAGAATACTTGACCTAATCCAAGAAGCGGATGGCAACAATCATGATCAAAATCGGCATCATCGGCGGTTCCGGACTCGACAATCCTGATATACTGGATAACCCTCAGGAACGAGAAATAAACACTCCCTACGGCAGACCCTCATCAGCCCTTACCTGCGGCTCAATTGCAGGCGTTGATATCGCCATAATCGCCCGGCACGGAAATTCACACTCCATCATGCCCGGCAAGGTGAATTTCAGGGCAAATATTCACGCCCTGAAAAAATACGGCTGTACCCATATCCTCGCTGCCACCGCGGTTGGTTCACTTCGCGAAGAAATCGCCCCCGGGCATCTGGTATTCCCGGACCAGTTCATCGATTTCACCAGAAAAAGAGAAACAACTTTTTTCGACCAGGACACCGTAGTGCATACCCCCATGGCCGAACCTTTCTGCCCGAACCTAAGACAACTGCTTGCCGAATCCGCGACCGGGCTCGGACTTTCCTTTCATCAAAATAAAACAGTGATTACCATTGAAGGCCCGCGGTTTTCCACCAGGGCCGAAAGCCACATGTTCAGGGGATTTAACGCTGATGTGATCAATATGAGCACGGTTCCTGAAGTGAACCTTGCCAGAGAAAAAAAGATGCATTATGCCGCGGTTGCCATGTCAACGGATTACGACTGCTGGCACGAAGACGAAGAACCAGTGACCTGGGAAATGATTGTGGCCACCATGAAAAAAAATGCCGGTAATGTTATCAGTCTTTTCCTGAAAACCATTCCGCTGATTAAAGAATATAACGATATCTGTGTTGATTAAAATAAGGAGAAAACATGTCGATCAAATCAAAAATCCGCTCCATCCCCGATTACCCCAAAAAGGGAATAATGTTCCGCGACATCACCACGCTTATCAAGGATCCGGTGGGATTCAGGCTGGTGATCGATAATCTCACCCAGCGATACCTCTCCGGTGATGTTGGTTTTGACCTCATTGTTGGTATTGAAGCCCGCGGTTTCATTCTCGGCGGGGCGCTGGCCTATACCCTGGGAAAGGGTTTTGTGCCGATCCGCAAGAAAGGCAAACTGCCGGCCGAGGTGATCAGCCAGGAATACGCCCTGGAGTACGGCACCGATCAGGTTGAGATTCACAAGGACGCCTTTGGAAAAGGCACAAAAATTCTTGTAATCGACGACCTTCTTGCAACCGGCGGCACCGCTCTTGCCGCAGCAGCGCTTATTGAAAAACTGGGCGGGGTGATTACCGAGATGGCGTTTATCGTCAATCTGCCGGATGTCGGCGGTCAGAAAAAGCTTGAGGACAAAGGGTATAAAACCTATTCACTTACCGAATTCGAGGGTGAGTAATCTATTTTTCGAGGGGGACAGAATTCAATTCTGCCCTGTTCCCGAGCTAAAAGCGGCTTATTGCTGCATCAACCTGTCATTTTTTCATCTTTGAAATAACCAGCAGAACTTCAACATCCGGCAAGGTTCGACCGCTCTCCTGGAGTTTTGCAGGCACAATGATCTTGCACTGGACTGAAGTTGTCTCACGCAACTCATGGATGAAGATAGGAGTCGTCGCAACTCCTTTGATCTCGGGAATATCAGCAGTAATCGTGACTACGGATGGCTTGACTTCGAATCTGTCGAGGCGGTATCCTTCAGGAAGTTTGCCGATAAGTTGCGGCTTGACAGGGATATCCCGTGAAAGGATTTTCCTGATTTTCAGGTCAAAAGAATCCGGTTGGATTTCCTTTACCCGCAGTTTACCGGGAACACTGATATTGGCCTCCGAAAGATTGATCCGGTGTCTTCCCGGTGCCAGGGAAGACAGATCAACCTGAACACGAAGCATGGAAGAATCTATGCCCCGCAGATTGGCCAGCGAACCCTCGATAAGCAAGCGGACATCCGACTGCTTGTCAGCAATATGGATATTTTTATCGGTTTTGCTGTATTCGATGGGAACAGTGAAAAACATTTCTCTGATTTCGGTCCGTGATTGAATCACGGTAACCCACAGGATCATAGCGAGAAAGAGACTGCCGACAATCTGGCCGAAATTGAGGAAGAAATCCTGCTTGATCCGTCCCGGTGTCGTGGTAAGAGATCTGTTGCGGCCCAGATGATCCCGGATAATGCCAGCCGCTTTTCCCCGCGCCTCAAGCTTTTGGTAATCTCCGTCATGAAAGGCGGTAACGATTCCTCTTTCCTCGCTCACCGCCAGAATAAGGGAATCGGTTTTTTCCGCCAGGCCAAGGGCTGCATGATGCCGGGTGCCGTACTCATTGGAGAGCCGATTACTCCCTGACAACGGCAGATGAACACCGAAACGGTTAATGCGGTTGCCTTCAAACAGAATTGCGCCGTCGTGCCCCGGTGAGTTCGGGTCAAAGAGACTCAACAGGGCAGGAACGCTGGGAAGCGCATCGATCCGGGTACCTTCGGTGATCCATTGCTGCAAGGGTACTTCTCCATGGAATACGACAAGTCCGCCCCATTTTTTTTCAGCAAGATCAAACAGGGCCTGGTCGACGATTTCCGGAATCTGTTCCGCTTCTGCGCCGCGGGAAATCCCCATGGAAAAAGACCGCTCAAGAATCCGCCGGATTTCCGGTTGAAAAATAATGAGCAGGGCAAGCAGGGCAATCTGGCTGAAATTGGAAAAAAACCATTCAAGTCCCTGTAGATCAAGAAGACGCGCCACGACAGCCACACAGGCGGTGAATGTCAGCCCGACAGCGATTTTCCAGGTGCCCGTGGCCCGCAGGGTCCGAAAGATGGAATAAATAAGCAGGGTGATGAGGAGGATGTCGAGAACCATTCTCCAGTCAAGAAGATAGTGCATGGGAAACCGATGGACGAGTTATGGAAGAGATAAGTGAAAAGAAATCGCTTTTCAGCGGTTCATAAAAAAAATTCAGTGGAAGTGAAATACCTAAAACAAGTTATCACCGCCCTGGCCCGATGTCAACTCCTGTTAATCCGGTAAAGAACATCCTGAAACCGGCTTCAGAACATGATCATTCAAGCTCCCCGCGAAAGATAAGCGCAAAACTTCGGGCTAACCCGCTTTTCTCACAAACCTCGAGGGTAGCAGATTCAGGAAACCGGCATCAAATCTCTTTTAACACTTCAACGACTAATTGCAGAAAATCCCTTTCCGCTTTTTTTGCCTGGGCAATAACCTCTTCAAAAAGGATGGGTTTGAAATCGTCAGGATCATTGACGTTGGCGATCAGTGAAATCCCCAGGATTTTCAGTCCTGCATGTCTGGCAACGATTACCTCCGGCACGGTTGACATGCCCACTGCATCAGCGCCGCAATTTTTGAGCCACCTTGTTTCGGCAGGGGTTTCAAGGCTGGGCCCGGGAATTGCCACATAAATACCGGTCATCACATGTTTAAGACCAATCTTCTCCGCACACCGCAAAGCAGCGTCAATCAACCCCTGGTCATACACTTCCGACATATCAGGGAAACGCGGGCCCCAGGCCTCAACATTGGGCCCCCGCAATGGATTATCCGGGATAAAATTGAGATGGTCCCTGATAATCATCATTGATCCGGGCTTTAAGGTCAGATCCAGGCCGCCTGCGACATTGGTGGCAATAAAAATCCTGGCGCCCAGCAATGCCAATACCCGTACCGGCAGAGTCAACCGCCGGGTGCTGTATCCTTCGTAAAAATGAAATCTCCCCTGCAGAACTGCGATATTTTTGCCGCAAAGAGTCCCGCAGACGAGATTGCCTGCATGGGTGGCAACGGTGGACCGGGGAAAATGCGGAATATCTTCATAGGGAATAACCTGCTTGGCTTCAATTACTTCTCCGAAACTTCCAAGGCCGGTTCCCAGAACAAGAATAATTTCAGGCAGGCCCGTTAATCTCTCCTTGAGAAAGACCAGGGCTTGATCAACCTGTGTTATGAATTGATCATTTTCCATAGGCTGTTCACAGGGTTCCACAGGTTATCAGGAGCGAAAAAACAAAAATCAAACTTTTTATTCAGGAGATAAGGGCAGCGTAAGGGTAAAGATTGTGCCTTTGCCCGGTGTGGAAGTATAGGAAATTGTGCCGCCATGCTTTTTTTCGATGATCTGCTTACAGGATGCAAGACCGAATCCGGCGCCGGATGATTTTGTTGAAAAATGCGACTCAAAAATCCGTTTCCCAAGCCCTGCAGGAATGCCTGTGCCGTGATCTTGAACACGGACAATAGCGCTTTTCCCGTCCGAATCCAGGATTATTTCGATCTGGTCTCCAGGCTTGCTGGCCTGGGCGGCATTCAAGACAATATTGGTTATGACCCGTTGAATTTCCAGCTTGCAAAAGGCTAGCAACGGCAATATATCTTTAACAGTGACCACAACCGTTTTATCACGGATTTCAGGATGAATCGAAAAATATGATGCCTGAAGTTCTTCAATAAGGGTATGGAGGGCGCCGGTGGTAACCGGTGATGGTTTATGAAGCCGTTTGGCGTTGGCCAACGCTTCTTCCATCATGAACAGAAGATTTCTTCTGGCATCCTGCAAATGACCAAGATAGGTCTGCACCGTTGTGTCAGTAACTTTTTTCCTGATGGAATCAAGGACCACAAAAGGCGAAAGGATGTTTTTCATATCATGGATCATGATATTCGCCTTTTCAAACTCACCGGCGATAATTTCCGTATCCCGCCTGATCCTCTGACTCAGAGCCTTCATCATCGTCAGCATGGAACTGTGCTGGCGCACCACGTACTGAAACTGTTCGGAGGCAATTTTCAACAAAAGGCAGGGCTCGTCAGCCTGTACGGTTGCGGAGCGGGGTTTATCCTCGATAAGCGACATCTCCCCGACATAATCCATGGGCGAGATAATCGTAATCTCCCTGCTTTCCTTGAAGACTTTAAGCTCTCCCTCCAAGAGGATGTACATCTCATTTCCAGGGTCGCCTTCCTGAAAGAGTATATCGCCGGGCGCGCACTGCACCTCTGAAATGTTCTTCGCAAAACCCTTTAATTCGGCATCGGTAAATGACGAAAACAAATCGATGTTTTTAAGACATTGTACCCGTTCTTCAGTATTCATGGTTTTGGTTCAAGTTAGGATTAAAACCACCAACTATAAAGCATTTTCTTGAACAAACGCCTTTATAACCTCAACATCCGCCTCAAGCACCTCGCAGCGGCTCTTCCGGTCGGCAAGGCCCGCAAGACTTGCCGGCATAACCGGATCCCGACCGATTGCCCGGTGCACGGCCTCGCCGAATTTTGCCGGATGGGCGGTTGAAAGACAGACCATCGGGACATCCGCCTCAACGTACATATGGCCGGCATTGACGCCCACTGCGGTGTGCGGATCAAGAACATAGCCGTGGGCGGCGTAAAACTCATTGATCGTTGCAATAGTCTGGTTTTCGTCAACCCGCTTTGATAGAAAATCCTTTTGCACCTGTTGCTTGAGTTCGGAGGAAAAGGCAAGCTTGCCGGTTTTGGCAAAATTTTCCATATCCTCACGGGTTTTGTCGGCATCCTCGCTGTTCAGATAATAGAGGTAGCGCTCAAAATTACTTGCCACCTGAATATCCATGGACGGACTGGAGGTCTGAACAACCTTACCCAGTGAATATTCGCCTTGATCTATGAAGCGGGAGAGCAGGTCATTTTCATTGGTGGCAAGAATCAGCCGTCGAACTTTGCCCGGCATGAGGCGCCCGGCCACAAAGCCTGCAAAGATGTCACCGAAATTTCCGGTGGGCACTGAAAAATCAACAGCCTTTGCGCCGGTTTCTTTAGAAACCCGCAGATAGGCAAAGACATAATAGACGACCTGGGCGACAATCCGCGCCCAGTTGATGGAATTCACCGCCCCCAGTTGGTAGGCGTCTTTAAAGGCGATATCATTAAAAATGCTCTTTACAATGGATTGTCCGTCATCAAAGGTACCGCGGATCGCAATGTTGTAAACATTGGGGTCGGTAACCGTGGTCATCTGCAGTTCCTGGATGGCGCTGACTCGTTTATGGGGGTGGAGGATGAAAATATTTATCCGGTCCTTGCCGCGCACTCCATAGATTGCCGCACTGCCGGTGTCCCCGGACGTTGCACCCAGGATATTCATCCTGCCGCCACTTTTTTTGAGCAGATACTCGAAAACATTTCCCAGGAACTGCAAAGCCACGTCCTTGAAAGCCAGGGTGGGGCCGTGGAACAGTTCAAGGATGTATACTTCGCCCTTTTTCACCACCGGGCAGATTTCAGGATGGGTGAAGGTACTGTATGAACGATTGATCAGCTCCCGCAGATCATTAGCCGGAATATCCTTGATAAACAGGGATAAGACCTCAAAAGCCAGTTCCTGATACGAAAGCCTGCCCCAGCTTTCAAGAGTTGCATGGTCAACCGCTGGAATGGATTCGGGAAGCAACAGGCCACCGTCGGTAGCCAGGCCCATCATCACCGCTTCGGTAAACGACACCGGCGCAATTTTTCCTCTGGTACTGATGTATTTCATGCTTGGAGTCTATTCCCTCAAGTTCGTTTTTAAATTATCTATCAAGTAAATAGTGACGAGTTTTTAACACCTACCTCCTCACCCCTCTCTCCTCACTCAGCACTCAGCACTATCAGTTCAGCACTATCACCTCAGCACTCAATGAGATTTCTGCCTCCCATCTCATCCGGCACCGGAATTTCTAGAATATTAAGGATAGTCGGAGCAATATCAACCAGGGTGCCATCATTCCGCAGGGTACAATCCCGCAAACGTTCGCCGACAACCAGAAAGGGTACCGGATTCAGGGTATGCGCCGTAAAAGGTTCGCCGGTTTCAGGGTCTTCCATGAGTTCGGCATTACCGTGGTCGGAAGTGATCAGCATGGTGCCGCCTTGCTGGATTATCTCGGTATAGAGTTTCCCCAGACATTGATCAACCGCTTCACAGGCCTTCACCGCCGCGGCGATTTTCCCGGAGTGGCCCACCATGTCACCGTTGGCAAAATTCAGGATGATCAGGCTGTAATCCTCGTTTTTCAGCCGCTTCAGCAATTCTTCAGTCACCAGATAGGCGCTCATTTCAGGCTTCAGATCGTAGGTGGCAACCTCCTTGGGTGACGGGATGAGCACCCGGTCTTCGCCGGGAAACGGCTCTTCGATGCCGCCGTTGAAAAAATAGGTGACGTGGGCGTATTTCTCGGTTTCGGCAATCCGCAGCTGCCTGAGCCCCTGCCGGCTCACCTCCTCGCCAAGAATTCGCCTGAGTTCCTGCGGCGGGAATGCCACCGGCAGATCAAAATCCTTTTCATATTGCGTAAAGGTGACACAATCGGCCAGTTTCGGGCGGTGCGCACAGCTAAACTCATCAAAAACCTTGTCGGTGAGGGCATGGGTGAGTTGTCTGACCCGATCAGCCCGGAAATTAAAAAAGATCACTGCATCGTTATCAGTGATTCTCGCCACGGGTGTGCCGGATGTATCCGTGATAACCATCGGTTTAATAAATTCATCAGTCTCGCCGCGCTCATATGCATCCCGCACCGCCTGCACCGGATCATCCGCCTGAACACCGTGGCCGTCCACCAGACATTGCCAGGCCATCTGTAGACGATCCCAGCGCTTGTCGCGGTCCATTGCATAATATCTGCCGGTTACCGTTGCCACTCTGCCTGCGCCGATTTCAGCCAGAGCCTGCTGGAGCTGCTCCATATAAGCCGCGCCGCCTTCAGGAGGCGTATCCCGGCCGTCCATGAACGCATGGATGAAGATTTTTTCAATACCCTTATCCTTTGCCATCCTCACCAGCGCGACAAGATGCCTGATATGACTGTGAACGCCGCCGTCTGACAGCAGACCGAGAAGATGCAAGGCCTCATTGCAGCTGGAGATATGATCCATAACCTTGGTCAGGACTTCATTGGCAAAAAACTCGCCGGTATCGATGGCCTTGTTTATCCGGGTAAAATCCTGGTAGACAATGCGGCCGGCGCCGATATTGAGGTGTCCGACCTCGGAATTCCCCATCTGCCCTTCAGGCAGCCCCACCGCGCCGTTATGGGCAACAAGGGTGGTCATCGGAAATTCCTCCGACCACTTGTCCATGTTCGGGGTGTCGGCGACATAAACGGCATTGGTTGCAATTTCAGCGCCTGATCCCCAGCCGTCAAGAATCGCCAGCAGCAAAGGTGCTTTTTTGTTCATTTCTTTCTCTTTTTCTTCTCAGCTGGTGCATCAGACTCCAGCTCGACCCTGGGCGCATCGTGCCAGAGCCCTTCAAGGTCATAGAACTCCCTGGCCTCGCTATAAAAAATATGGACAATGACATCATTGTAATCCAACAGCACCCAATACCCTTCAGACAGGCCCTCGGTGTTTGCACTTTTTATCCGCTTGTCTCTTGCCGCACCGTCCACGGCATCAGCGAGCCCCTGCACATGGCGGGTAGACCGTCCGGTCATGATCACAAAATAATCGGCAAAGGATGAAATCCCCCGGACATCAAGGATTACGAGTTGTTCCGCCTTGTTATCAAGGGCGGCACTGCTGATGACTTCTGCCAGCTCAAGGCTGGTTTTGTCTCTAAGTACTTTCTTTATTTTTTTCATGAAAACTCCGTGGTTATTTATTCCTATGACGCGATCTTCGCGTAATGTCGACCATCATATATCCAAGCGCCGGATATGACAACCGGAGAATGGACTGTTTCAAAAAAACACCTGACCGCTCCATGCGCTTCAAGGAGGCTGATGATCGAATTCTCAAGTGAGATTTTTTAGGTTGTTTCCACTCCAATGCTTGGGTATGCTACCTTTCAGATTTATCTATCCAACCATGGAGACCTGGATGAACATTCTACACAGCATTCTTGGCCTGCTGGCCCTCACCGCCCTTGCATGGCTGATCAGCGAAAACCGCAAGGCCGTGCCGCTCAAGACCGTATGTGCAGGGCTTGCCGTGCAGCTGCTTCTTGCCCTGCTGCTGCTTAAACTCCCCTGGTGCAAGGATTTTTTTCTGTTGCTCAATCAAGGCGTTTCCGCCTTGCAGACCGCAACGGATGCCGGCACCTCCTTTGTCTTCGGCTATCTTGGCGGCGGAGATCTGCCTTTTGCTGAAAATTTTCCCGGCGCAAGTTTCATCCTCGCCTTCCGCGCCCTGCCTTTAATCCTTGTGGTCAGCGCCCTGTCTTCCCTGCTTTTCTACTGGCGAATCATGCCGATGATCGTCAAAGGCTTTTCCTGGACGCTGCAGAAAACCCTCTCGATAGGCGGCGCTTTGGGCGTTGGGGCTGCCGCCAACATCTTTGTGGGGATGATCGAAGCCCCCCTTTTCATCCGTCCCTATCTCAGTAAACTGACCAGAAGCGAACTCTTTGCGGTGATGACCTGCGGCATGGCGACCATCGCCGGCACCGTCATGGTGCTTTACGCAAGCATTCTGGATAAGGTGATCCCCGGCGCCATGGGGCATATCCTGGTGGCGTCGATTATCAGCGCGCCTGCAGCGCTTACCGTTGCACGAATCATGATCCCCGAAACAAATACCCTGACCGCGGGAGATGTGGTGCCGGCGCAGAATGCCACCAGCTCCATGGATGCAGTTACCAAGGGGACTGCCGACGGCCTTCATTTCCTGATCAATATAACCGCCATGCTCATCGTTCTGGTGGCCCTGGTGCACCTGGCAAATATAATTCTCGGCCTGGCGCCGGATCTGGCAGGGAAACCCATCACCCTGCAGCGCATGGTCGGGCTGATCATGGCGCCGGTGGTCTGGCTCATGGGAATCCCCTGGGCCGAGGCAAAAATCGCAGGAGTCCTCATGGGCACCAAGACCGTCATGAACGAACTTCTCGCTTATCTGGAGCTCGCCAGACTCCCGGAAAACACCTTAAGCCCGCGAAGCATGATGATCATGACCTACGCCATGTGCGGGTTTGCCAATCTGGGAAGCCTGGGGATTATGATCGGCGGCCTGGGCTCAATGGCGCCGGAACGTAAAAACGAAGTAGTCTCCCTGGGAATCAGGTCGATCATCTCCGGC from Pseudomonadota bacterium includes these protein-coding regions:
- a CDS encoding diadenylate cyclase encodes the protein MHYLLDWRMVLDILLITLLIYSIFRTLRATGTWKIAVGLTFTACVAVVARLLDLQGLEWFFSNFSQIALLALLIIFQPEIRRILERSFSMGISRGAEAEQIPEIVDQALFDLAEKKWGGLVVFHGEVPLQQWITEGTRIDALPSVPALLSLFDPNSPGHDGAILFEGNRINRFGVHLPLSGSNRLSNEYGTRHHAALGLAEKTDSLILAVSEERGIVTAFHDGDYQKLEARGKAAGIIRDHLGRNRSLTTTPGRIKQDFFLNFGQIVGSLFLAMILWVTVIQSRTEIREMFFTVPIEYSKTDKNIHIADKQSDVRLLIEGSLANLRGIDSSMLRVQVDLSSLAPGRHRINLSEANISVPGKLRVKEIQPDSFDLKIRKILSRDIPVKPQLIGKLPEGYRLDRFEVKPSVVTITADIPEIKGVATTPIFIHELRETTSVQCKIIVPAKLQESGRTLPDVEVLLVISKMKK
- a CDS encoding Rho termination factor N-terminal domain-containing protein; this translates as MTMNEIKQKAQQMGIKVGKMKKGDLIRSIQVEEGNFPCFGTPSNHCDQLECSWRNDCLAT
- a CDS encoding nucleoside:proton symporter, with the protein product MNILHSILGLLALTALAWLISENRKAVPLKTVCAGLAVQLLLALLLLKLPWCKDFFLLLNQGVSALQTATDAGTSFVFGYLGGGDLPFAENFPGASFILAFRALPLILVVSALSSLLFYWRIMPMIVKGFSWTLQKTLSIGGALGVGAAANIFVGMIEAPLFIRPYLSKLTRSELFAVMTCGMATIAGTVMVLYASILDKVIPGAMGHILVASIISAPAALTVARIMIPETNTLTAGDVVPAQNATSSMDAVTKGTADGLHFLINITAMLIVLVALVHLANIILGLAPDLAGKPITLQRMVGLIMAPVVWLMGIPWAEAKIAGVLMGTKTVMNELLAYLELARLPENTLSPRSMMIMTYAMCGFANLGSLGIMIGGLGSMAPERKNEVVSLGIRSIISGTLATMMTGAIAGIFYF
- a CDS encoding threonine synthase, which encodes MKYISTRGKIAPVSFTEAVMMGLATDGGLLLPESIPAVDHATLESWGRLSYQELAFEVLSLFIKDIPANDLRELINRSYSTFTHPEICPVVKKGEVYILELFHGPTLAFKDVALQFLGNVFEYLLKKSGGRMNILGATSGDTGSAAIYGVRGKDRINIFILHPHKRVSAIQELQMTTVTDPNVYNIAIRGTFDDGQSIVKSIFNDIAFKDAYQLGAVNSINWARIVAQVVYYVFAYLRVSKETGAKAVDFSVPTGNFGDIFAGFVAGRLMPGKVRRLILATNENDLLSRFIDQGEYSLGKVVQTSSPSMDIQVASNFERYLYYLNSEDADKTREDMENFAKTGKLAFSSELKQQVQKDFLSKRVDENQTIATINEFYAAHGYVLDPHTAVGVNAGHMYVEADVPMVCLSTAHPAKFGEAVHRAIGRDPVMPASLAGLADRKSRCEVLEADVEVIKAFVQENAL
- a CDS encoding cyclic nucleotide-binding domain-containing protein, encoding MNTEERVQCLKNIDLFSSFTDAELKGFAKNISEVQCAPGDILFQEGDPGNEMYILLEGELKVFKESREITIISPMDYVGEMSLIEDKPRSATVQADEPCLLLKIASEQFQYVVRQHSSMLTMMKALSQRIRRDTEIIAGEFEKANIMIHDMKNILSPFVVLDSIRKKVTDTTVQTYLGHLQDARRNLLFMMEEALANAKRLHKPSPVTTGALHTLIEELQASYFSIHPEIRDKTVVVTVKDILPLLAFCKLEIQRVITNIVLNAAQASKPGDQIEIILDSDGKSAIVRVQDHGTGIPAGLGKRIFESHFSTKSSGAGFGLASCKQIIEKKHGGTISYTSTPGKGTIFTLTLPLSPE
- the gpmI gene encoding 2,3-bisphosphoglycerate-independent phosphoglycerate mutase; translation: MNKKAPLLLAILDGWGSGAEIATNAVYVADTPNMDKWSEEFPMTTLVAHNGAVGLPEGQMGNSEVGHLNIGAGRIVYQDFTRINKAIDTGEFFANEVLTKVMDHISSCNEALHLLGLLSDGGVHSHIRHLVALVRMAKDKGIEKIFIHAFMDGRDTPPEGGAAYMEQLQQALAEIGAGRVATVTGRYYAMDRDKRWDRLQMAWQCLVDGHGVQADDPVQAVRDAYERGETDEFIKPMVITDTSGTPVARITDNDAVIFFNFRADRVRQLTHALTDKVFDEFSCAHRPKLADCVTFTQYEKDFDLPVAFPPQELRRILGEEVSRQGLRQLRIAETEKYAHVTYFFNGGIEEPFPGEDRVLIPSPKEVATYDLKPEMSAYLVTEELLKRLKNEDYSLIILNFANGDMVGHSGKIAAAVKACEAVDQCLGKLYTEIIQQGGTMLITSDHGNAELMEDPETGEPFTAHTLNPVPFLVVGERLRDCTLRNDGTLVDIAPTILNILEIPVPDEMGGRNLIEC
- the rsfS gene encoding ribosome silencing factor → MKKIKKVLRDKTSLELAEVISSAALDNKAEQLVILDVRGISSFADYFVIMTGRSTRHVQGLADAVDGAARDKRIKSANTEGLSEGYWVLLDYNDVIVHIFYSEAREFYDLEGLWHDAPRVELESDAPAEKKKRKK
- a CDS encoding adenine phosphoribosyltransferase, with product MSIKSKIRSIPDYPKKGIMFRDITTLIKDPVGFRLVIDNLTQRYLSGDVGFDLIVGIEARGFILGGALAYTLGKGFVPIRKKGKLPAEVISQEYALEYGTDQVEIHKDAFGKGTKILVIDDLLATGGTALAAAALIEKLGGVITEMAFIVNLPDVGGQKKLEDKGYKTYSLTEFEGE
- a CDS encoding purine-nucleoside phosphorylase yields the protein MENDQFITQVDQALVFLKERLTGLPEIILVLGTGLGSFGEVIEAKQVIPYEDIPHFPRSTVATHAGNLVCGTLCGKNIAVLQGRFHFYEGYSTRRLTLPVRVLALLGARIFIATNVAGGLDLTLKPGSMMIIRDHLNFIPDNPLRGPNVEAWGPRFPDMSEVYDQGLIDAALRCAEKIGLKHVMTGIYVAIPGPSLETPAETRWLKNCGADAVGMSTVPEVIVARHAGLKILGISLIANVNDPDDFKPILFEEVIAQAKKAERDFLQLVVEVLKEI
- the mtnP gene encoding S-methyl-5'-thioadenosine phosphorylase, with product MIKIGIIGGSGLDNPDILDNPQEREINTPYGRPSSALTCGSIAGVDIAIIARHGNSHSIMPGKVNFRANIHALKKYGCTHILAATAVGSLREEIAPGHLVFPDQFIDFTRKRETTFFDQDTVVHTPMAEPFCPNLRQLLAESATGLGLSFHQNKTVITIEGPRFSTRAESHMFRGFNADVINMSTVPEVNLAREKKMHYAAVAMSTDYDCWHEDEEPVTWEMIVATMKKNAGNVISLFLKTIPLIKEYNDICVD